The Diaminobutyricimonas aerilata nucleotide sequence GTCGCCCTGCCGGAGCGCGACAGCGTTCAGGCGGGGTGGATGCGGGGCTTCCGGGTCTCCGGATTCACCCTCACGGTGCTCTTCCTCATCGTCGCCGCGCTCGTGTCGCTCGCCCCGTCGCTCAAGAACCTGATCGAGCAGCAGCAGGAGATCGCGCTGCGCGAGCAGCAGCTCGCCGACGCGCGGGACCAGGTCGACGAGCTCGAACAGCAGGTCGCGCGCTGGCAGGACCCCGCGTACCTCAAGGCGCAAGCCCGCGACCGGCTGATCTACGCGTTCCCGGGTGACATCACCTACCTGGTGGCGGATGACCGTGAGAACGTCGCGGCCACGCCGGTGCTCCCCATCAGCGACGAACTGCAGACGAGCAAGGTCGACTGGACCCGCTCCATGCTCGACTCCGTGCTCACGGCGGGACTCACTGAGCAGCCCGCCGACCAGATCGTCTCCCCCCAGCTCCAGGATCAGCAGTGACCAGACCCCCGTTCCCTCCGCCCACCGAGGCCGAGGTGGATGCGGTGAGCCGCCAACTCGGCCGCCCGGCGCGAGGAGTGATCGGCATCGCCGCGCGCTGCGCGTGCGGGGCGCCGACCGTCGTCGCGACCCTCCCGCGGCTGCCCGACGGCACGCCGTTCCCCACGCTGTACTACTTGAGCCACCCCGCCGCGACGGCGGCGATGTCGACCCTCGAGGCCATCGGCGTCATGCCGGAGTGGGCCGCCACCCTCGAGGGCGAGATCGCCGAGGCGTACACCGCCGCCCATGAGCAGTACCTCGCCGACCGCGAGAGCGTCGCGCACGTGCCCGAGATCGACGGGGTCTCGGCCGGCGGGATGCCCACTCGGGTGAAGTGCCTCCACGCGCTCGCCGCGCACGCCCTCGCGACCGGGCCCGGTGTGAACCCGATCGGCGATCGGGCGATCGCCGAGTCGGCGTGGAGCCCCGACCGGTGCGAATGCGCGGAGCCCTTCGACGCCTCGCAGGCGTCGTGGCTGCCCGGAACCGCGGCGTGAGAGCCCTCGCGCGAGGCACGGCCGTGCTCGGCCTCGTCGTCGCCTCGCTCGCCGTCGCGACTCCGGCGCACGCCGACCCGGTGCGCGATCTCGAGTACTGGCTCGACGATTACGGCATCCGCGAGGCGTGGAACACGACCCGCGGAGCGGGCGTGACGATCGCGGTCATCGACACCGGCATCGACGGCACCCATCCGGATCTCGCCGGGGCGGTCGTCGGCGGGTCGGACTTCTCGGGCCTCGGGGCGCGCAACGGGCAGCAACCGGTCGGTTCGACCGGCAGTGAGCACGGCACCCTCGTCGGCTCGCTCGCGGCGGGCCGGGGGAGCGCGCCCGACACGGGCGTCATCGGCGCCGCTCCCGAGGCCGACCTGCTGTCCCTCTCCATCGGATTCGGTGAAGGGGAGATCGGGTCGGACGACCAGATCGCGAGCGCCGTGCGGTGGGCCGTCGACAACGGTGCCGACGTGATCAACATGTCCCTCACCCGCAACACGCGGGACTGGCCCGAGAGCTGGGATGACGCGTTCCTCTACGCGATGGACAACGACGTGGTCGTCGTCGCCGCGGCGGGCA carries:
- a CDS encoding FtsB family cell division protein, whose protein sequence is MARRQHTRKVPVALPERDSVQAGWMRGFRVSGFTLTVLFLIVAALVSLAPSLKNLIEQQQEIALREQQLADARDQVDELEQQVARWQDPAYLKAQARDRLIYAFPGDITYLVADDRENVAATPVLPISDELQTSKVDWTRSMLDSVLTAGLTEQPADQIVSPQLQDQQ
- a CDS encoding DUF501 domain-containing protein codes for the protein MTRPPFPPPTEAEVDAVSRQLGRPARGVIGIAARCACGAPTVVATLPRLPDGTPFPTLYYLSHPAATAAMSTLEAIGVMPEWAATLEGEIAEAYTAAHEQYLADRESVAHVPEIDGVSAGGMPTRVKCLHALAAHALATGPGVNPIGDRAIAESAWSPDRCECAEPFDASQASWLPGTAA